The Methanoculleus horonobensis genomic interval CACCGCTGCAGAAGTTGACGGAGAACGCCATCGACGAGATCCTGTTGGTATATGAACGATCCGTCGAGGGGGAACATTTCAGCCGACGGGTGGCGCACGATGAGATCCGTGCCAACGGGAGTTCGCTTGATCCGGAACGCTACGTTCCTGCCGAGGATGGTCTGGACTATGAATGTGCAATGCTCCGGAACCTCGTCCTGGACGCTGCATGGGGCATCAGTAGCGGTTCGGTGACCGGGCAACGGGTGCGGGTGGTTCGTGCACGGGATATCGATCCCGACGGGGAGATCCTCTCTTCCTCCATATCCCGGGAAACCATCGACCCCGCCACGCCCGACGGGGCACGCCTCGAAAAGGGTGATGTTCTGATATCATTCTGGGGTGCCGTGCCCACAAAGATCGCGATGTATGAAGGGATCCCCACCACCATCTACCCCCACCGCGAACTTCTGCGGCTCAGGCCCGATCCCCGGAGGGTGCTGGCTCCTTATCTTCTCAGCCTGCTCAGGATTCTCAAAGACACCCGGCACTTCCGGAGCAACGACAGAGATTCTCTCTTAGAGGAGGTTCTTGACCTGGCGATCGTCGTCCCGCCGCACTCGCGGCAGGCAGAGATCCGGAAGACCCTGGCGAATAACCCGGGCATGCAGTCGTTCATCGCCGGACTTCTGACGGCGGCAAACCGTGAGAGCGAGTAGGCTGGCTCTCTAAAAAAGAGGGTGCGTCAGGCCTCGTCTGGCCGGGCTCTACGTCCAGCTGGAGAGGAGTTGCATCCTCTGCCGGCATCTATCCCGCTACAGACCCGTGTCTCCCGGACGACCCGCCACATGGCGGCCTGAAGGGTTGAGGCAGAGCCGGTGGGTTCGCTGGCTGCCTGGAGAAATGACATGACGAGCGCACCCGGGACAAGCGCGTTGAGTGCAACGTTATGTGGCGGCAGGTATGACTCCTCCCAGGTGCTCTGTGCAAAGACACCGAGGAACACCAGTACACCCTCCGCGTCACGCATGTAGAGCGCCATGACGGCCTTTGCCTCGCAGAATATCTCCAGTTCATCCATTCTCTGCCGCAGAGCACCCTCTGCATCCACAAGCGTGATCCCGGGGGAATCGAGAAGTTCGATCTCCGGTTCGGGGGCGTACGGGACGACGAAGTATTCGTGGCAGGCCCCTGGTGCCTCCCCTAGGTGACTGCGGAGCACCGGCCCCGCTTCGGTCACGGTGAGGATGCCCGTAACCTCAGTGTACTGCTTGGTATACTGATGGATCTCCTCCGCTTCCTGCTGCTCAGTGCAGTACTGCACCATCTGCGCCAGAGAGGGGAATGTCCTGAACCTCCACCGGGTTACTGAGGAATTGATCAGCCTCATACGGTACCTCCGATGAGGGAGTCCGCCTGTGCATAGGCCCGGGCCGGGATCTGCGTATGCGTATGTTTCATCTGCTCACTCCCGTTCAGACAGGTCCTTCTTCATCACCGAGAGGCGATGGATCTTCCAGACGAGGTCATGCATCTCCCCCTCGAGCAGTTTGACGGGCAGGCCGAGCTCGCGTGCTTCATTGTAGTGAATGCAGAACCCATGGTCTATATACCCGTAGACCAGTTTCTCCGCAATCGCATTCACCTCCTCGGGAGTACGCTCTGCCTTCTGCATCCGTAAGGTGCGAACCAGGTACTCTTTAGAAATCTTCGGGGCGGCGATGATTCTTCCCAGGCTCAGGGGGAAGTGAAGGCGCTCTAGCAGGCCTTCGGCAAGATGCTCGTCACCATACTGGAACTCGCTCCGGATCAGCTGGAACGTCTCGATGATGTTGAGACACGAGAGCCGCTTGCCATCATCCGCAAATGGGTTGTCCAGAATCTGCGGATCCAGCGGGCCGAGTTCGGCCACCGGTGTCATGGAGATCGTGTCGGCAGCGCAGGCAATGAGCATTGCAGCGCTCTTCGCCCACCGGGGAACGATGACATTGAGCGATTCGTGGCCGATTGACCGGAAGAGGCAGGCGAGGTTGAACGCTGCCTCGCTGTACCCTCCGCTGGAGAAGAGGATCACGTTGAATCGGCCGTCGCAGTCATCCCCGATCGCCCGGAGTTCGTCGTAGACATCGTCGACTGTTCTCGTGTCGAGCACTTTTGTATAGAGGACATAGTACGTCTGGCCGCCGGAAAGGGTCTTCAGGGCCTGCAGTGTATCCTGGATCTCCGCATCCAGTTTCTCGGCGATTCTGTCGGCTTTCTGTCGCTCCCGTTCCCTCCATGCCGTTCTGCTCGACTCTCTCAGCGAGGCCGTGTCTTCCCCGCCATCGGTGGAGAGCAGCCCCATCATCTGCAGAACGCTCCCCGTACATCTCCCCTTTGTGCCGGTCACAGGCTGTTCGGTCATCAAGTCTCCTCCGCCCCCCTGTTACCTGAAGAACTCCTCGATATTCCGTGCAACCTTTGCCGCCCCGCGGGACTGTCCGGTGAGAGCCCGGTCGTAGGTTTCGGCAATCTCTGCCGATGAGCGGAGGGGCGATGTGGGGTACCTGATGCTCCCTGTGGTTATGTTCCGACAGTTCTCTGCGATCCGGCTGCACCCTTCTCTGTCGACGATTTTCATCGGTTTCTTTAACTCCTGCCCCGGGTGGGGCGTGGATATCGTCAGTGCCGGCGGCTTATGGGGGTGATGTGTAAGTGGGTTTATGGAAATGGGTGCAGAGTATGCGAAGAGGAGGGATGCCCTGTACCCTTGGGGATGGGGATCCGATCTTAACTTGAGAACATCTGTCAAAAAGGTGAGTAAATTTGAAACTAAATTATTCGTGATCCCTTCTTCCTATTGGCTTCAGGACGATTGCTAGGTTATCATAATACTCCTCGTCAATAGGGTAATCAATATCATCTTCTCCTGTAAACGTAAACGTTCGGTACTCATCCTCAGTTTCCGGCAAAATGAAGATCTTACTGAATTGCTTTCTAATTTCTTCATCGTCCTCGTCAATATCGCTAACTTCTTTAATTGTAGTATTAATTAGGTTCAGATTATTAAATTTGGAGAGCCTTGCCTCAAGCTCTTCAATATCACATGTATCCCACATTTCGAGGATACTATCAAGTTCTGCAGAATTGTCATATATTTCGAATTCATATGTTTCCTCGCGATAGACCGGCGTCCAGATCCTCACTATTGCTTTTGCCATTATATCACGAATGAGATTAACTCCTTCGCACTAGATAATGGTATGTTTTCTTATCTGGATAAGTCAATTTGAGTAAAAGGAAGTATTAATGCGATATAATGTTCCATAAATTTTTGATACACATATCTGGGAGATTTAGTGTTAAAATCCTCTTTATGCAACAAGCGGTTTATTTAAGGTTATTTCCTTTTGACCCACTGGAATCGTAATGGACAATTTGAAAACTGTGGCTGATTTTGAACCCTCAGTCCCAGATTACATTATAAAATATGGATATATTCCTCATTTGATGTTTTATCCTAGATCGCTTTAGAGCCGCCCTATGTTTTTAAGTATTTTATAATCTTCACTGCAGATTGGTTTCCTAACAGTTATTGGCCAGTCTGATCTGCATGATTCTGGCCACTTTTCACCACCAAAATGACAATATTTTTCTGGATCATTTGAACCCCCTGGGTGACTGCGGTGACAACTGGAGCAGAGTGGCCTGAAATAGTTAAAGGGTATCTGAGTTCCACACCGAATGCAAAATCCCTCGCCTGTTTTATCATTTGGAACATCGTCATCAGAGTCGTCATTACCGGATTCTCGACAGTAAATTGCCCAAATGTCTTTAGCGACGGGGATTTGTCTTTCACTTAAATCATTTCCGTTTCTTTTACGCTTGCCAAAACCATATGCAAATTGCTTGTGTCCCGAACTAAGATAACCCATTTGGGATATTTCAAACCATTGATCTGCTGTAATCTGCTGGACATCATCTTCGTCCACTAACATCACCTCATAGATTAACTGATTAAAGGCCCTGAATGAGGCATTGTCAATAGGGGGCATATATATATGTCGGTTTTATTCCATTAATGTGCGAATATCCATAATTTAATGGAAACCTTTAAGGCCTAGTGATGTGGCAAATGAGGCTCTCCCCGAAGAGACATTCAAACTACAGGCTTATCTGGTGTATTGAGAAAAGAAGAAAAACCCCAACAGATGGATAAGCCCATCCTGACAGTTTTGAGCCGTCTCAATCTACGAAATCATATCTGCCTGTTTGAGTGCATCATTCAATCGTGTAAGGAGCACTAAAGTGGCGTTTTTGTCAACCTCACTCTCGTCTGTGTAACTGTTCGTGTAGATGCATGCTGGACATCCAGTTTCACAACGGCAGTCTTTGATCAAGCGGTAGGACATCGTGAGGATCTCACAGAGTAACTCAGCAACCTTCTCCGATAGACCAATGCCCCCCTCATAGTTGTCATATATAAACACTGTTGGCTTTCCAGTTACTGCCGCCTGGTATTCAGCGTGGACGCTGACATCATGTGCATCACAGAGGATAAAATATGGTAATACGGTCGGAATCACGTTTTCCAACCCTCGCAGGCCTTTTTCGAATTCTTCAACACTGGTAAGACCCATTTCTGGGACAGAGAATGGAATTGTAAACCAAGTCGCTTTAGTTTCAAACTGAAGTGGCGGGAGATCTAACGGTTCTTCACCTATAACCTTCTCATGCCTAATGATTCGGTAGCAGGTGTACGTCTCACTGATCCTGACAGTACCAGTACAAAGATCAATGGAATTGAGTTGAGCCTGAGAGCCAGGATGAATCACACTGAGATTGACCCCTTTAACCGCCTTGGTATAGTAATCGACGTCTTCCTGCCGGATTTTAATTATCATGTTCTTAAGGTCAAAGTCTTCAACGAGATGGGGTTGGCTATTGTGAAGGAAAACTGCGCCCGGATGGGCCTCACGAAATGCCTGAGTGAAATCGAGCCTTTCAAGCAGTCGGTTGCCGTACATAAGCCGGAAAGAGTCCGACGATATTGCGTTCAACTTGATAGCGCCATGGATCCGGGTTTCACCATCTGCGTAAACCCATCCAGACTCAGTACTCGCAAGGTCGCCCTGTGCATTTAATTCTTCAAGCACCTCTTCAAGATTGCCCTCAAAAAATTGATTGTCATGATG includes:
- a CDS encoding SDH family Clp fold serine proteinase gives rise to the protein MTEQPVTGTKGRCTGSVLQMMGLLSTDGGEDTASLRESSRTAWRERERQKADRIAEKLDAEIQDTLQALKTLSGGQTYYVLYTKVLDTRTVDDVYDELRAIGDDCDGRFNVILFSSGGYSEAAFNLACLFRSIGHESLNVIVPRWAKSAAMLIACAADTISMTPVAELGPLDPQILDNPFADDGKRLSCLNIIETFQLIRSEFQYGDEHLAEGLLERLHFPLSLGRIIAAPKISKEYLVRTLRMQKAERTPEEVNAIAEKLVYGYIDHGFCIHYNEARELGLPVKLLEGEMHDLVWKIHRLSVMKKDLSERE